TCACCCCGTGGCTGCCGTGGACGATGCTCACCTCGGTGCTGGTGCACGCGGGCATCATGCACATTGCGCTGAACATGCTTTCGCTGTTCGTGCTCGGTCCACCGCTCGAGCAGATGCTCGGCCGCATCCGGTTCGTGCTGCTCTACGTGATCGCGGGCTTCGGTGGCTCGGTTGCGGTGCTCTGGTTGTCGCCGAATGGCGGCGTGCTCGGGGCATCCGGTGCCATCTTCGGACTGCTCGGTGCGCTGCTGGTGATTCAGCGCGGCCTCGGCGCGAATTCCCGGCAGCTGGTGGTCATCCTGGTGCTCAACCTGGCGGTCGGTTTCTTCCTGCCCGGTATTTCGTGGCAGGCGCACGTCGGCGGTCTGATCGCCGGCGGACTGGTCGCATTGATCTACATGCGCACCCGGCGGCGTGACCAGCGGACGATTCAGGTGCTACTGCTGGCGGGTCTTGCGCTGCTCATGATCGGTGGCACCGTTCTGGGCTACGCGGTGCAATTCATGTTGGCCTGAAAGTTATCCACAGGTTAATCCACACTGGGGATAATTACAGGCGTGTAGTTTGTGCCCCGGACGTGGGCCAGCCCGATCGGGCTCAGCGCCACCTGGTGGTCATCAGGAAGCCGATGAACATGATCCCGAAGCCGACCAGGATGTTGAAGTTACCGATGTCGGCGATCGGGAAGCGAGTCTCGCTGACGTAGAACACGATGATCCACAGCAGGCCGACGAGCATGAAGCCGAACATGATCGGCTTGAACCACACCGGGTTCGGCGCATCCTCAGCGGTGCGCTGTTCTGTCTGGTCGTCGGTCTTGTTGCTGCGTGCGTTCGATCGGGCCATGCCGAGGATTCTACCGTGCGACGCCTGCGGGCACCCCTCATCGGGCGCGCCTAGAATCAAGGGAGTCGCCCGGCCGCCCACTCGCGAAGGAAAGAGGTCTCGCAAGTGACCCGTGTCCTTGTCATCGACAACTACGACAGCTTCGTCTACACATTGAATGGTTACCTCCTCCAGTTGGGCGCGGAGACCACCGTCGTGCGGAACGACACGATTCCCGAGAACGATGTCGCGGCCGCGATCGCTGACTACGACGCCGTGCTGTTGTCGCCTGGTCCGGGTACCCCTGCTGCCGCTGGTGCGTCGATTCCGATCGTGCACGCCGCGCTTCACAGCGGGCAGCCGTTGCTCGGCGTGTGCCTCGGGCACCAGGCGATCGCCGAGGCGCTCGGCGCCACGGTCACCCACGCCGAAGAGCTCATGCACGGCAAGACCTCACAGGTCAGCCATGACGGCAGCGCGTTCTACGACGGCGTTCCGCAGCCGTTCACGGCGACCCGGTATCACTCGCTCGCGATCGTCGATGGCACCATGCCAGACCAGCTCGAGGTCACCGCACGCACCGAAGGCGGCGTGATCATGGGCCTGCAGCACCGGGACGCCCCGGTCTATGGCGTGCA
The Diaminobutyricimonas sp. LJ205 genome window above contains:
- a CDS encoding rhomboid family intramembrane serine protease, with product MRETREGAVPQRRPIGRMLRPASTSTRPIVTWSIIGLTVAIFLLQQLTNDYVTALFTYRPFLTPWLPWTMLTSVLVHAGIMHIALNMLSLFVLGPPLEQMLGRIRFVLLYVIAGFGGSVAVLWLSPNGGVLGASGAIFGLLGALLVIQRGLGANSRQLVVILVLNLAVGFFLPGISWQAHVGGLIAGGLVALIYMRTRRRDQRTIQVLLLAGLALLMIGGTVLGYAVQFMLA
- a CDS encoding cell division protein CrgA: MARSNARSNKTDDQTEQRTAEDAPNPVWFKPIMFGFMLVGLLWIIVFYVSETRFPIADIGNFNILVGFGIMFIGFLMTTRWR
- a CDS encoding aminodeoxychorismate/anthranilate synthase component II, with amino-acid sequence MTRVLVIDNYDSFVYTLNGYLLQLGAETTVVRNDTIPENDVAAAIADYDAVLLSPGPGTPAAAGASIPIVHAALHSGQPLLGVCLGHQAIAEALGATVTHAEELMHGKTSQVSHDGSAFYDGVPQPFTATRYHSLAIVDGTMPDQLEVTARTEGGVIMGLQHRDAPVYGVQFHPESVLTEGGYRMLGNWLAVAGLPEAAEIAKGLTPLVAIR